A section of the Geoanaerobacter pelophilus genome encodes:
- the wrbA gene encoding NAD(P)H:quinone oxidoreductase codes for MKALILYYSMYGHVHGLAEAVAEGVREVPGCEAVLKRVPETLSPEIIEMMGATEVQRKLSHVPICTVDELPEYDAIIFGTPTRFGNMCGQMRQFLDATGQLWSKGALIGKPGAVFTSSATQHGGQESTILSFHITLLHQGMVIVGLPYSFAGQMSNNEITGGSPYGVSTIAGTKGERTPINNELAAARFQGKHLATIAAKLAK; via the coding sequence ATGAAGGCTCTGATTCTTTACTATTCGATGTACGGGCATGTCCACGGTCTTGCTGAAGCAGTAGCGGAAGGCGTCAGAGAAGTTCCTGGATGTGAGGCTGTTCTCAAAAGAGTTCCCGAAACACTCTCTCCAGAAATTATTGAAATGATGGGAGCAACTGAAGTGCAGCGTAAGCTAAGCCATGTGCCGATCTGCACTGTTGATGAGCTCCCGGAATATGATGCCATCATTTTCGGGACGCCGACAAGATTCGGCAATATGTGCGGCCAGATGCGCCAGTTTCTCGATGCAACAGGGCAGCTTTGGTCCAAAGGCGCCTTAATCGGCAAACCCGGAGCAGTTTTCACCAGCTCTGCTACACAGCACGGCGGCCAGGAATCCACCATACTCAGTTTTCACATCACCCTTCTCCACCAAGGCATGGTAATTGTGGGACTCCCCTACTCTTTTGCCGGGCAAATGAGTAACAACGAAATAACTGGTGGTTCACCATATGGAGTCTCAACAATTGCTGGGACCAAGGGAGAACGAACACCGATTAACAACGAATTGGCTGCCGCACGCTTTCAGGGGAAACATTTGGCAACGATAGCGGCGAAACTTGCCAAGTAA
- a CDS encoding pirin family protein, translating into MATRLIDKIFKSRPTIEGAGVHLKRAFGYSQVPLFDPFLMLDDFHTANPAEYLAGFPWHPHRGIETITYVLEGLVEHGDSMGNKGVIGSGDVQWMTAGSGIIHQEMPQKSPTGIMWGFQFWANLPAAQKMMAPRYRDVKAADIPEVVLDSGVKIKVVSGRINGTQGPVQDIVIDPEMLDVSVPPGTVYRHQVKTGHTAIAYLLAGEGYFDERRDPFAIEMAGAGWMDVARRCICGPETVVLYEREGEEVCITAGEKGVRFLFISGKPLGEPVAWYGPIVMNSQEELRIAFEEYEKGTFIKKK; encoded by the coding sequence ATGGCAACCCGTCTTATCGACAAGATCTTTAAAAGCCGTCCCACAATCGAAGGGGCCGGCGTGCATCTCAAGCGGGCATTTGGTTATTCTCAGGTGCCATTGTTTGACCCGTTCCTGATGCTGGATGATTTCCACACTGCCAATCCGGCTGAGTACCTGGCCGGTTTTCCCTGGCATCCGCATCGGGGGATCGAGACCATAACCTATGTTCTAGAGGGGTTGGTCGAACATGGCGACAGCATGGGAAACAAAGGGGTAATCGGCAGTGGTGATGTGCAGTGGATGACTGCCGGTAGCGGCATCATCCATCAGGAGATGCCACAGAAGAGCCCGACCGGTATCATGTGGGGATTCCAGTTCTGGGCCAACCTGCCTGCAGCTCAGAAGATGATGGCCCCGCGCTATCGTGACGTAAAAGCCGCCGACATTCCTGAAGTGGTGCTGGATTCCGGTGTGAAAATCAAGGTTGTCAGTGGCCGGATAAACGGCACTCAAGGTCCGGTGCAGGATATTGTCATTGACCCGGAGATGTTGGACGTTTCCGTCCCTCCGGGGACAGTCTATCGGCATCAGGTGAAAACAGGTCATACGGCGATTGCTTACTTGCTTGCCGGTGAAGGCTATTTCGATGAAAGACGCGACCCCTTTGCCATTGAAATGGCCGGAGCGGGTTGGATGGATGTTGCCAGGCGCTGCATTTGTGGTCCGGAAACAGTTGTTCTTTATGAGCGGGAAGGTGAGGAGGTCTGCATAACGGCCGGAGAAAAGGGGGTGCGCTTCCTGTTCATCTCAGGCAAGCCATTGGGCGAGCCGGTTGCCTGGTACGGCCCGATTGTCATGAACAGTCAGGAAGAGCTGCGGATTGCCTTTGAAGAGTACGAGAAAGGAACTTTTATCAAGAAAAAGTAG
- a CDS encoding sensor histidine kinase encodes MNQSSEKQVPISLLYVEDEKDARTILLSMLQTKFPSLQLTVAENGAEGLEAYSLFNSDILVTDISMPQMNGLQMARKIKEVNPEVQIIVLTGRTDTQYLLDSIDIGINHYVVKPVDNALLFAAIEKCIDSISLKLKVKEQHSHITDLNARLTARTEELEMLNRELEAFNYTVSHDLRTPLSVINGYCQVLTELCSSNLDSSCRSFVKEITNGVYQMNDLITTLLNFSKVNRFTLRKTNIDLSKIVAEVSNDLKVSDQDDRQVDFRISQNVTAIGDKTLLKLLLQNLIGNSWKYTSNKEIAIIEFGLSNINKKPVFYVRDNGIGFDSKHSIKMFTPFQRLNNGESFEGTGIGLATVQRIVHRHGGVIWAEGEVEKGATFYFTLEEGVFAETPTI; translated from the coding sequence GTGAATCAGTCTTCAGAAAAGCAAGTGCCTATTTCTCTCCTCTATGTTGAAGATGAAAAAGATGCGCGGACAATCCTTTTATCGATGTTGCAAACCAAATTCCCCTCATTGCAGCTGACTGTAGCAGAAAATGGCGCTGAAGGGCTTGAGGCGTATTCTCTATTTAACTCAGACATTCTGGTAACTGACATAAGCATGCCTCAAATGAATGGCCTGCAGATGGCCCGAAAAATAAAAGAAGTTAACCCGGAGGTCCAGATAATTGTACTCACTGGCCGTACCGACACCCAGTATCTACTAGACAGCATCGATATTGGCATAAACCACTATGTAGTTAAGCCGGTTGACAATGCACTTCTTTTTGCTGCAATCGAAAAATGCATAGATTCGATTTCCCTCAAACTAAAAGTAAAAGAACAACATAGCCATATTACTGATCTTAATGCTCGATTGACCGCTAGGACAGAAGAGCTGGAAATGCTGAATCGTGAGCTGGAGGCCTTTAATTACACTGTTTCACACGATTTACGCACGCCACTGTCGGTAATTAATGGTTATTGCCAAGTATTGACGGAGCTGTGCAGTTCCAACTTGGACTCGTCTTGTCGCTCATTTGTCAAAGAGATAACGAATGGTGTCTATCAGATGAACGACCTTATAACGACACTTCTTAATTTTTCTAAGGTCAATCGCTTTACACTCAGGAAAACAAACATTGACCTCAGTAAAATAGTTGCCGAAGTGTCCAATGATTTAAAAGTTTCTGACCAGGATGACCGTCAGGTTGATTTTCGTATCTCGCAAAACGTGACTGCCATCGGAGACAAAACCTTACTTAAATTGTTACTGCAGAATTTAATAGGCAACTCCTGGAAATATACCAGTAACAAGGAAATTGCTATAATCGAGTTTGGCCTGAGTAACATCAACAAAAAGCCGGTTTTCTATGTGCGTGATAACGGTATCGGCTTTGATTCTAAGCATTCTATTAAAATGTTCACGCCATTTCAGAGGCTAAACAACGGCGAAAGTTTTGAAGGGACTGGTATCGGTCTGGCAACCGTGCAGCGGATAGTTCATAGGCATGGTGGAGTCATTTGGGCTGAAGGTGAGGTTGAAAAAGGGGCCACCTTCTATTTTACTCTGGAGGAAGGTGTTTTTGCTGAAACTCCTACCATTTGA